The sequence below is a genomic window from Sphingobium sp. EP60837.
CAAGCTGAACACCGTGGATTGGAAGACGCATATCGACCCGCTGAAAGACCAGGCGACAAAAACCGCTAAATCTGCCGCTGTTGTAGCGAAGGACAAGACTGGCACGGCTATGCAGAGCCTGGCCAAGCTTATCACGGATACGGCTGGCACGGTCGATGCCAAGCTCGGCCCGCAATATGGTGATTATGCGCGTCAGGCCGCTGAGGCAGTCGCAGGCGCGGCCGACACCTTGGACAGCAAGGATGTCGATCAACTGATGAGTGAAGCGCGCGATTTTGTCCGTAAAAGTCCGGCCGTTGCGATCGGCGCTGCGGCGGTGGTCGGCTTCGTGCTGATGCGGCTCGCCAAGGGTTCCGACGATAAAGCCTGACGCCGTCACTTTTGACAATTTACAATAGGCCCCTCTGATGGGGCGGAGGGGTTTTTGACGGAAGAGCCAAGCCTGGTAGCGGCGCAGCCGGAAACTGAACGGCAGCAGGACAGTGTGCGTTCGGCGTTCAGCAAACTTTATACGGACGGCCGCGCCTATGCCGACGCGGAGATAGAGCGGCAAAAGCTGCGCGCGGGGATCGCCGGGGCGGGCGTTCGAGATGCCGCGATCTTCGCTACGGCGGGGCTCATGCTGGCCTTCGCAGGTCTGATCGCCTTCCTCGTGGGAATGGTGCTGATGCTCAGTCGGCATCTTGGGGCGGGCTGGTCAGCCTTGGTGATATTTGGCTCTTCGCTGATCGTTGCGATCATATTGCTGCTGATGGCCAAAGCGCGGATCTCAAGGATGCGGAAAGCCATTAAATCATGAACGCGCTAGAACGATATCGGCAGGCTCAGGCTCGGGCGGAGCAGAAAAAAGCTCAATTTTTGTCGAGCGCCTCGGCTGCAAAGGCCCGCATCAGACCTGCTCGCCTAAAGCAGGACATCAAGCAACGGGCCTTGGACAGCTTTTCGAACGGCCGCGATTATGTGTCGGCGAAGGTTCAGGAGCGCCCAGTGGCAGCCGGAGCCGCTGCTGCTGCGCTAATGATCTATCTGTTCCGCCGTCCGCTTTCGGCACTTTTCAGGCGGACATACGTTCGGATTACCAATCGTCACCCGGAGAGAGCGGAGACCGACAATGGCTGATATTCATGCTCAGATTACACGCGTGCGCGATGCCGCGAATGACATTGCCGAAACGGCGTCCGGCAAGTTCCGCGACACAACTGGCAAAGCGCGCGACAGCGCTGCGGACCTGATCCAGACAAGTCGCGACCGCGCGGGCGATGCTTACAGCGATGTGCGTGACCGGACGCAGCGCGTGGCCGCGCGCGCAAATGAAATTGTCCAGGAGCACCCCATTGCTGCCGTTGCTGGGGCAGTTGCGGCTGGAGCCGTAGTGGCGTGGTTGTTTCCTAAGAGCCGCGCGGCGATGAAGGCGCTGCCGGGCTTGGCGGCGACGGCAGGCAGCCGCGTCGTTGAAGCGGCGCTTGCGGCACGGGCCGCCGCTGCAGAGGGCGCGGAAACCATCCGGTCGAATGCGAGCGATGCGCTGCATCATGTCCAGGAAAGCGCCAGTAAGACGGCATCTTCGGCCCGTGAGACCGCAGCATCGGCAGACATAACGGGTACAGCGTCGCGAGTTGCGGATGACCTTGTCTCTCTGGTTGCGAGCAAAATTGATTCGGTCAGCGAAGCCTTGAAAGCGCGATTGCCGAAACGGTAATTGCTCCGGCCTAAAAAGCAGCCCGCTACGACTGCTGGAAGCCTTGGACGGGAGTGCGCGCACTGCTAGAGTGGCCACTCCTTCCATGGGAGACTGATGAAATTATGAGTAAACTCCACCTGGTCATGGGGGGACGGGTCAAAGACCCCCAAACTCTGGAATTCGAAGACCTGACCTCGATCGACCTCGTCGGCGTTTTTCCCGATTATGCATCGGCTGAAAATGCATGGCGCGGCGCTGCCCAGCGCACCGTCGATGACGCTGAAATGCGCTATGTCATCGTTCATCTGCATCGCCTGCTGGAGCCCGAGTTGCCACAGGGGTAAGCGATCAGACTAGAGGCTTCGGCCCCTTGCGGAAGCGCCAGCGAAGCAAGGGACGGGTCAGTACAAGCCCGACGAGAAAACCGCCAATATGCGCGGCGATGGCAATCTGGCCGAGATCACCAAGCCCACCGCGCGCCGATGCGAGTCCGATCATCAACTGCAAGATGATCCATCCTGCCGCCAGCCAAAGCACCCGCAGCAAATTGGCGGAAAAGGGGCCAATCCGCCGGACCGTGCGCTGACCATAAAGAAGCGCATAGGTCGCCAGGATCGCGGAAATCGCTCCGCTGGCGCCCACCATGGGATTGGGAGATGACGGTCCTGTAGCCCATTGCAGCAGTGCCGCGCCATAGGCGCCAGCGATGTAGAGGAGCAGAACCGCGCCTTTCTGCAGCACCTGTTCAACTTGACGCCCACAAAAGACCAGCATCAGAAGGTTAAAGCCGATGTGCAGCCAGCCAGCATGAACGAGCGTGCAGCTAAGCGGCGTCAGCCATAGGGGAACAGCCAAAACCCCCTTAAATAACTGGGGATCATCGATCCGGACGGGTATGAAGCCGCCCAAGATCGCCGCATTGTCCACCTGCCCCGTCAACGACAACAACATAAAGGCGACGAAGGTAATCGCCGCGATTATGTCCGTCATCCGTCCAGTGGGTAGTCTCACCGGCGTTTAGATGAATTCGATTTTGTCGATCAGGTAGAATTTGTCCCCGGAGGGAACCGACACTTCAACCTCTTCACCGACCTGGCGGCTGATCAGCGCGCGGCCCAGCGGGCTGTTATAGCTGATCATGCCGAGCTTTGCGTCAGCCTCAGCTTGGCCGACTATTTGATATTTGACGGGCTTTTCGTCCTCATCGAGGAGGGTGACGGTGGCACCAAACACCACCTTGTCGCCTGAGAGCGCCTTAGGATCGATGATCTGGGCGCGCGACAGCTTGTCCTCAAGATCTGCGATCGTTGCTTCGACCTGGCCCTGCCGTTCCTTTGCCGCATGATATTCGGCATTTTCCGACAGATCGCCATGGGCACGCGCTTCTTCGATGGCGTCCACGATCAAAGGCCGTTCCGCCTTCAGTTCGCGGAGCTGCTCATTGAGCTTGTCATAGCCCATCTGCAGCATCGGCATCTTTTCCACGGTGGCCATTTTATCGCAGATCCTTTGTCAAAACTTCCCTTTGGCGGCCTCGCTTATGAGGCCGCCCGCAGCATGGTTCCTGATGCAGGGGGTCAGGCTTGCGGCCTTGGATAATAGGACTGCAACGACCGTACTTCAAGGGCGTGGCCGCGCAGCGCCTCAATCGCATCCGCTGCCGCCACGCTGGCCGCGGCGGTAGTGAAGCTCGCCACCTTAGCCCGCAGGGCGCTGGTGCGGATGGCCTTACTGTCCTTTAGCGACTGCCAGCCTTCCGTCGTGTTGACGATCAGATCGATGTCGCCATCGGTGATCTTGTCCACGATATGCGGACGGCCTTCGGCCACCTTGTTCACCAATTGCACCGAGACGCCCTGCTCTTCCAGATAGCGGGCGGTGCCGCCGGTCGCGATGATGGTGAAGCCCAGAGCCGCCATCTTTTGCACGGCGGGCAGCACCACCGGCTTGTCACTATCCTTGACCGACACGAACACCGTGCCACTTTTGGGCAGAATGGTGCCGGCGCCAAGTTGTGCCTTGGCGAAGGCGGTCGCGAAGTCACTGTCGATGCCCATGACTTCGCCGGTGCTCTTCATTTCCGGCGATAATACGGGATCGACGCCGGGGAAGCGGGCGAAGGGGAAGACCGCTTCCTTGACCGCGATGTGTGAAATCGCATTACGATCGATCTTCGGCAGATCCTTCAGCTTCTCGCCCGCCATGACGCGGCTGGCGATCTTGGCGATAGGCGTGCCGATCGCTTTGGCGACGAAGGGCACTGTGCGGCTAGCGCGCGGGTTCACCTCGATCAGGTAAACCACGCCGTCCTTGACCGCGAATTGAATATTCATGAGACCCCGCACCGACAGCGCACGGGCTAGAACATCGGCTTGACGCTCGATTTCGGCGATGACCTCATCGGAAAGGCTGTAGGGTGGCAGGGAGCAGGCGCTATCACCGGAGTGCACGCCAGCCTCTTCGATATGTTGGAGGACCCCTGCAACCACGACATCATCACCATCGCAGAGCGCGTCCACGTCCACTTCGACCGCGTCGCGCAGATACTGATCGATCAGCACAGGCGAGTCACCCGACACCTGCACGGCGGTGGCGATATATTCTTCCAACTGCGCCTGGCCATCGACAATCTCCATGGCGCGGCCGCCAAGGACATAGGATGGGCGCATCAGCACCGGATAGCCGATGCGGTTGGCGACCGCGATCGCCTCTTCCCGACTGCGGGCAATGCCGTTGGCTGGCTGCTTAAGTCTGAGCTTGTCGATCAGCGCGGCGAACCGTTCACGGTCTTCGGCCAGATCGATGGCGTCGGGCGACGTGCCCAGGATCGGGATGCCCGCATCCTCCAGCGCCTGTGCGAGCTTGAGCGGCGTCTGGCCGCCGAACTGGACGATGACGCCCGCCAGCGTGCCGTTCGACATTTCGACGCTAAGGATCTCGAGGACGTCCTCGGCGGTTAGCGGTTCGAAATAGAGACGGTCGGACGTGTCATAATCGGTGGACACGGTTTCCGGGTTGCAATTGATCATGATCGTCTCGAAGCCAGCTTCGCTGAGCGCGAAGCAGGCGTGGACGCAGCAATAGTCGAACTCGATGCCCTGGCCAATCCTGTTGGGGCCGCCACCGAGGATGACGACTTTCTTCCGGTCACTGGGCTGCGCCTCGTTCTCCGGCTCACCGAAGATCGGAGCCTCATAGGTCGAATACATATAAGGCGTCTTCGCCTCGAACTCGGCCGCGCAGGTGTCGATGCGTTTGAAGACGGGGCGGATGCCCAGCCTATGACGGAGCGCGCGAACCTCATCCTCGGTGACGCCGCCGGTCATCGCCTTGACCGCTTCGTGGATCAAACCGGAACCACGCGCGATGCCGCGCTCCATGCCGCGCAGATTAGCGGACTTGAGCGCGAGGTAAGCGAGGCGCTTGTCGGCAAAACCCATAGCCTTCAGGCGGCGCATGCCCTCCGCGTCCTGCGGCAGACCGTTGCTGAGGATTTCCGCCTCGGCGTCAATGATCTCCTTGATGCGCTCCAGAAACCATGGATCATACTTCGCCACGGCATGGACTTCTGCAACCGTCAGTCCTTCCCGCAGAGCTTGGGCAGCGACCAGCAAGCGATCCGGAGTTGGTTGAGCGAGCGCTGCGATGATGTCGTCTTTCGGCGCGCCGACCAGATGTTCGACCTCATTGAAACCGCACAGCCCCGTTTCAAGGCCGCGAAGGGCCTTCTGCATGGATTCATGAATGTTGCGGCCGATCGCCATCACTTCGCCCACCGACTTCATCGCGGTGCCGAGCAGCGGTTCAGAGCCCTTGAACTTCTCGAAGGCGAAGCGCGGGATTTTCGTTACGACATAGTCGATGGTCGGTTCGAAGCTGGCGGGCGTCGCGCCGGTGATGTCGTTCTCAATCTCGTCCAGCGTGTAGCCTATGGCGAGTTTCGCCGCGACCTTGGCGATGGGGAAGCCGGTCGCCTTCGACGCCAGCGCCGAGGAGCGAGATACGCGCGGGTTCATCTCGATGACGACCAAGCGGCCGTCTTTCGGGTTGACGGCGAACTGGACGTTGGAGCCGCCGGTCTCAACGCCGATCTCACGCAGCACCGCGATGCTCGCGTTGCGCATGATCTGATATTCCTTGTCGGTCAGCGTCAGCGCCGGCGCGACGGTGATGGAGTCGCCGGTATGGACGCCCATCGGATCGACATTTTCAATCGAGCAAATGATGATGGCATTGTCATTCCGATCCCGGACGACCTCCATCTCATATTCCTTCCAGCCGAGGAGCGATTCCTCGATCAGGACTTCGGTGGTCGGCGAGGCGTCGAGCCCTTCGGCTACGATCCGCTTGAACTCTTCCTTGTTGTAGGCGACGCCGCCGCCGGTGCCACCGAGCGTGAAGCTGGGGCGAATGATCGAGGGAAGGCCGGTGAACTCCAGCCCCTCCAGCGCCTCTTCCATCGTATGGGCGATGCGCGAGCGGGCCGATTCCAGCCCAATCTTGTCCATCGCGTCGCGGAACTTCAGGCGGTCCTCGGCCTTGTCGATGGCTTCGGCATCCGCGCCGATCATTTTGACGCCATATTTCTCCAGCGTGCCGTCATTGAACAGCGCCAGCGCCGTGTTGAGAGCCGTCTGGCCACCCATGGTCGGCAGCACCGCGTCGGGGCGCTCCTTCTCGATGATCTTCGCCACGATTTCGGGCGTGATCGGCTCGACATAGGTCGCGTCGGCAAATTCCGGGTCGGTCATGATGGTGGCTGGGTTGGAATTCACCAGAATGATGCGATAGCCCTCTTCCCTGAGCGCCTTCACCGCCTGCGTGCCCGAATAGTCGAACTCGCAAGCCTGGCCGATGATGATCGGGCCAGCGCCGATGATGAGGATGGAGGAGATGTCGGTGCGTTTGGGCATTAGAAGTGACTTTTCCCGAGCTGGACCAGCTTTTCAAAAGCGGCTTTATCTAAGCGGATTGTTTGCGACAGCTTGCCAGGAATTTCTCGGCCTGGCCGCCCGTAAGTATCAATTTGGATGAGCTTCTCTCGACCGCAATCGACCAACCGAACGATCGTTTCGACCTCTTCATGAGGCCGAGCATTTTCTAGATGCTCAACAGTAAAGTCGCGCACTGTAGCCATCGCTCAGTTCCCCCACCGTTGCTTCATCAATGCACAGCCCCCGTCCGGGCCTCGCAACCCCAGCCGTCATATTCGACGCCGCACAGGATTTCGATCTGGAGGCACTTCTTCGTCAGCGCGCGGATGGACGCTTTGTCGACCGCCTGCTCGGTTTCGAGGAACAGGTAGAGATCGCCATCCTCATCCTCTTCGCGGTCGAGTTCGACAAAGCCGAACTGACTGGCGATGGTCAGCACGCGTTCGAAATCCTTCTCGCTTCCCCGGAAGCTGACATCGACCGGGCGCGGGATGCGCGGCTTGTCGCCATTCTCGGTGAGATTGGCGAGAACGGCCTTGTCCGCCTCCCACTCCGCTTCGAGCCGGGCGGGATCAACCTGAGGCAGATTGAGGCTCACTTCAGCCCTTCGACGAAGCGCTGGAACAGGTAGAAGCTGTCCTGAGGGCCGGGCGATGCTTCCGGGTGATACTGAACAGAAAATGCTTTCTTATCAGTTAGTTCTATGCCGCAGTTGCTGCCATCAAAGAGCGACACATGGGTCGGCTTGACATTTTCAGGCAGCGTGTCGCTATCGACCGCGAAGCCGTGGTTCATCGAGGTGATCTCGACAAGGCCGTCTGAGAGCCGCTTGACGGGGTGATTGGCGCCGCGATGGCCCTGGTGCATCTTCACGGTCTTGGCGCCGGCAGCGAGCGCCAGCATCTGGTGGCCGAGGCAGATGCCGAAGACCGGCAGGTCGGCCTCCAAAACCTGCCTGATGACGGGCACGGCATATTCGCCGGTCGCGGCCGGGTCGCCGGGGCCGTTGGACAGGAAGACGCCGTCGGGCTTCTGCTCCCTCACCTGCTCATAGGTAGCGGTGGCGGGCAGCACGGTGACTCGGGCGCCAGCCTTCACCAGGTTACGAAAGATGTTGTTCTTCGCGCCATAATCGATCGCGACGACATGAGGGCGTTCATCGCCCGCTTCGCCCAGGCCATAGCCATGACCGAGCTTCCAGACGCCGTCCTTCCACAGGCGGCTTTCCTTGCCGGTGACTTCAATGGCGAGGTCCATGCCCTCAAGACCGGGCCAACTGTCGGCCTTGTCAGCCAGCGTAGCGAGGTCGAAATTGCCGTCCGGGTCATGGGCGATCACAACATTGGGCGCGCCCTTGAGGCGGATCATGCGCGTCAGTGCGCGGGTATCGACGCCCGAGAGGCCGATGCGGCCATGTTCCTTCATCCACTGGTCGAACGGCTCGACATTGCGGAAGTTGCTGGGCGCGGTGACGTCCTCGCGGACTATGCAGCCCAGCGCATGCGGGGCATCCGCCTCCACATCGTCGACATTGGTGCCGACATTACCGATATGGGGGAAGGTGAAATTGATGATCTGACCCGCGTAGGAGGGATCGGTCATAATCTCCTGATAGCCAGTGATCGAGGTGTTGAAGCAAAGCTCGCCCACCGCATCGCCGACCGAGCCGAAGCCGCGTCCAAACACCGCGCTGCCGTCAGCAAAAACCAATACCCCTGTCGCTCCTTTGGGCACGGTGAGGGTCTTGGCATCAGCCATGGTCGTAGCGTCCTTCATGTTTTTGCGGGAACCCGTCTGCAGCGGGTTAAACGGCCGGTCACCTATGCCTTGAGCCCCGCGCGGTCAACCGCTGTTAAAAATCTCTTTTCGCATTATATCTGGCTTTTTCCCGTAGCACAGGATTCGTGTCGCCATGATTCGCGAGAAGGTAAAGAGCGCCCAGGTCGAAGCCATGAAGGGCGGGGACAAGGAACGCCTGGCCGCGGTGCGGCTGATCCTCGCCAAGCTGAAGGACCGGGACATCGAGTTGCGGACCACCAGCAGCGTGCCTGATGACGACACGATCGTGGTCGAGGTGCTGCAGAAGATGGCCAAGCAGCGGCGCGAATCGATCGACATGTTCAAGAGTGGCGGACGCGACGAGTTGGCCGCGAAGGAACAGGCGGAATTGGTGGTTATCGAGAGCTTCCTGCCGCAGCAGCTGAGCGAGGATGAGACCAAGGCGGCCATTGACGCCATCAAGGCTGAGGTTGGGGCGAGCAGCGTCAAGGATATGGGGAAGGTCATGGCCGTGCTGAAGGAACGGCATGGGGCTGTGATTGACATGAGCAAGGCTAGCGGGCTGGTGAAAGCGGCGCTGTCCTAAAGCTGCGATACGGTTCCCCTGCCGCCTTGCGTGAGGGATCAGGGGAGGGCATGTTCAAGATCAATGGACAAAGGCTATGCCCGCCCTACCCTCCGCGCACGCCCCCTCCGCAACAATGCGACCGATGCGGAGCGCGTTCTGTGGCAAGCGATCAGCGCGCGCAAACTAGCCGGCATTCGGTTTAATCGGCAGGTTCCAGTAGGCCCGTTCATCTGTGATTTCGTAGCACGATCGATCCGGCCCGTGATTGAAGTTGATGGCTGGCAGCATGATGCGTCCGTCGATGCAGGCCGGACAGCGTTTCTAAAGCAACGCGGGTATAGAGTGTTGCGCTTCTGGAATAATGATGTGCTGGGGAATTTGGATGGGGTTGTGGCCGAGATTGAGCGCGTCATTTCCCGGATGATGGCACACATCCCCTCCCCCAACCCCTCCCGCGAGCGGGAGGGGAGCTTTTGTGGTGAGGGGACATGAGCCTTTCCCCCGCCTTCCTTGACGAGCTGCGTATGCGGACATCCCTGTCCACCCTGATCGGGCGGACGGTGAAGGTCACCAAAGCGGGGCGGGAGTATAAGGCTTGCTGTCCTTTTCATAATGAGAAGACGCCCAGCTTCACCATCAATGATGAGAAGGGCTTTTATCATTGCTTCGGCTGCGGAGCGCATGGGGATGCGATCCGGTGGATGACCGATCAGCGCGGCTTGCCGTTCATGGAGGCCGTGAAGGAACTTGCTGCGACGGCGGGAATGGATGTGCCCGCGCCCGATCCGCATATGGCGAAACGGGCGGAGAAGGCGAAGGGCCTGCATGACGTCATGGTGGCAGCGCAAGCCTTGTTCGAAGAGCAGCTTGGCGGGATCGAAGGCGCTGAAGCCCGGGATTACCTGAAGCGGCGCGGGATCAGCGAAGCCACTCGGCGAGCCTTTGGCTTTGGCTATTCCGCGGATTCCAATGGAAAGCTGAAAGGCGCGCTAACCGAGTTTGGCGAGCCTATGCTGATCGAGGCCGGATTGCTGATCGATCCGGATGCGAGCGAGGGTGAAAAGGCGCGAAAGCGCGAAAGCTATGACCGGTTCCGGGGGCGGCTCATGCTGCCGATCCGCGATATTCGGGGGCGAGTGATCGCCTTTGGCGGGCGCATATTGGGCCAGGGCGAACCCAAATATCTGAACTCGCCGGACACGCCGCTCTTCGACAAGGGACGGACGCTTTACAATATCGATCGCGCCTCCCCCGCCAGTCGCCAGAGCGGACGGGTGATCGTGGTCGAGGGCTATATGGACGTGATAGCGCTGGCCCAGGCTGGTTTCGGCGAAGCCGTCGCGCCGCTCGGCACGGCTCTCACCGAGCATCAGATCCAGCGACTGTGGAAGATGGTGGACGTGCCGATCCTTTGCTTCGACGGGGATGCAGCGGGTCAGAAGGCGGCGATCCGGGCGGCGACGCGGGCGCTGCCGCTGCTACGGCCTGGGATGAGCCTGGCTTTTGCGACGCTCCCGGCTGGGCAAGACCCCGACGACCTGATCCGGGCCGAAGGACCGGTAGCGATGGAGAAGGTGTTGAGTGTTGCTGAACCGCTGGTCGAGCGGTTGTGGGCCCATGAACAGAATGCGGTGCCGCTGGATACGCCCGAGCAGCGAGCGGCCTTAAAACAGCGGCTGGGCGCTATCACGGACGCCATCGCGCATCCCGATGTACGGGCGCATTATGTGCAGATATTCCGCCAGCGTTACGATGCCCTGTTCTTTGCGCGGCAAGCTTCGGGCGGCGGCCCCCGGCATCAGCGAGGCGGCGGCGCTCGTCAGGGGTGGCAGCGTGACCGGCGGGGCAATTGGAAGCCTCCCCTGCCCCCGGTTGGCAGCGAAGCGCGGGCGATCGGGGTGAGCGGCATGGAGCAGCGGCTGCTGCGCGCGGTACTCGCAAGCCTGCTGCGCCATCCGGAGCAGATCATGCTGCATCGGGAGATGCTGTCAGCACTGCATATCGGCGATTCGGCCTTGGCCGGACTGCTGCGCGCGATGGTGACGGCTTCCTTCACGCAAGAAACAGTTGAAACCGAGGGCCTCCTTACCATATTGGGCCAAGGTGAAGTGTATAATATGGCGAAGGGGATGCTCCGGGCCGACACGTTCACATTCACCCCCAACAGGATGACCGCCGACTCGAGTCGCGTTTCGCGCGATCTGGAGGAGGCTATCCGGGTGATGGCGCAAGGACCGGAGTTGGAGACGGCGCTGGCGGAAGCCACCAGACGGGCAAAGGAAGACCTCAACGAGGAGACCTTTGCCGAGCAGCAGCGGGTTCATCGGATGAAGATGGATCATGACCGGCGCTTGGCGGAACTGGCGCAGTCCGAAGATATTGTTTGATTCGTCCCAATCGGGACGGCGGAGTTAAGGCGAATAAATGGCGAGCAAGGCGACAGGCAAGGGTGCGGGCGAGGATGTGGATACCGGCGATGCGCCGCTCCTTGATCTGAACGAGGCGTCGGTCAAGAAGCTGATCGCGCGTGCGAAGAAGCGCGGCTACATCACCTATGACGAGCTGAACGACGCCCTGCCGCAGGACCAGATGTCTTCCGAGCAGATTGAGGACATCATGGCCGCGCTCAACGAGATGGGCGTGAACATCGTCGAAAATGAAGAAGCCAGTGAAGATGGCGACGATCAGCGCGACGACAGCGATGACGACGCAGCGGACGACAGCGCCGATGATGACGGTTCGCCTCGCCCCGTAGCCGAGAAGAAGAAAGAAACGGTCGATCGCACCGATGACCCTGTGCGCATGTATCTGCGCGAAATGGGTGCGGTCGAGCTGCTGAGCCGTGAGGGCGAAATCGCCATCGCCAAGCGCATTGAGGCCGGGCGCGACACGATGATTCTGGGCCTGTGCGAAAGCCCGACAACCTTCAACGCGATCATCGAATGGTCGACCGCGCTCAATAATGGCGAGATGCAGCTGCGCGAGATCCTGGATCTCGACGCGATGCTCTCCAAGGATCCGGCTCCGGAGAATCTGGAGGAAGGCGCCGAGGATGATGATGGCGAAATCAGCGAGAAGACCGCTGGGCCCAGCTTCAAGGAAGAGGAGGAGCCCGAGGAAGAGGCGGCCGATTCCGACGAGGATGAGGACGGCCTGACCGAGCGCCGGACCCGCCGGGTGGAAGAGGAAGAGGAAGAAGACAACACCCTCTCCCTCGCCCAGATGGAAGAGACCCTGAAGCCGATGGCGCTGGAGAAATTCGCGACCATCACGGAGATTTTCCGCACCTTCTCGCGCGCGCAGGAATCGCGCATGGCGGCCATGGCCAATGGCGAGGCGCTAAGCCAAGCGGCGGAGGACGACTATCAGGACCTGCGCGAGCAGCTGACCGCGGAAGTCGAAAGCGTTCAGTTCCACCAGCAGAAGATCGAATATCTGGTCGATCAGCTTTATGCCTATAACCGGCGCCTGACCGCGCTGGGCGGCCAGATGCTGCGCCTGGCCGAGCGGCACAAGGTGAGCCGCAAGGATTTCCTCGACCGCTATGTGAACCATGAACTGGACGATGGCTGGATGGACAAGGTGTCCGGCATCGACAAGAAATGGGCGGCCTTTGCCGCAGCCGAGGCACGCGCCGTCGAGCGCATCCGCAATGAGGTGAGCGAGATCGCGCAGGCGACCGGCATGTCGCTGAATGAATTCCGCCGCATCGTCAACATGGTGCAAAAGGGCGAGCGCGAGGCGCGCATCGCGAAGAAGGAAATGGTCGAGGCGAACCTGCGCCTGGTCATCTCCATCGCTAAAAAATATACGAACCGTGGCTTGCAATTCCTTGATCTTATTCAGGAAGGCAATATCGGCCTGATGAAGGCTGTCGATAAGTTCGAATATCGGCGCGGCTATAAATTCTCGACCTATGCGACCTGGTGGATCCGGCAGGCGATCACCCGTTCGATTGCGGATCAGGCGCGGACCATCCGCATTCCGGTCCATATGATCGAGACGATCAACAAGCTGGTGCGCACCAGCCGCCAGTTCCTGCACGAGCAGGGCCGCGAGCCGACTCCGGAGGAAATGGCCGAGCGCCTTTCCATGCCGCTGGAGAAGGTGCGCAAGGTGATGAAGATCGCCAAGGAGCCGATCTCCCTCGAAACGCCGATCGGCGATGAGGAGGATTCACATCTGGGCGATTTCATCGAGGACAAGAATGCGATCATCCCGGTGGATGCCGCGATCCAAGCGAACCTCAAGGAAACCGTGACGCGGGTTCTGGCTTCGCTGACACCGCGCGAGGAACGTGTGCTGCGCATGCGCTTCGGCATCGGCATGAACACCGACCATACGCTGGAGGAGGTGGGCCAGCAGTTCAGCGTGACGCGCGAACGTATCCGCCAGATCGAGGCAAAGGCTCTGCGCAAGCTGAAGCATCCGAGCCGCAGCCGCAAGATGCGCAGCTTCCTGGACCAATAGGGGCTCTGGCGCGGCGAAACGATAGGGAGGACGGCTTTCGGGCCGCCATTTTTTTTGAGCGCATAAACCCCTCTTTTACCTCGCTTCCCTATAGTGCGCAAAACGGCCGCAATGGCGCTGGCGGCCGCGCAGGGGTTGACGATGAACGAAGCAGCAGCACGCCTGGGGACAGGCGACATATCTCAGGTGATCGAGGCGCTTGTCGCAGCCGACGGGACGGATGGTCATGCCCATGCCAGCAGCGCGCGGGCGGGGATCGGCCGCGACGCAGTGTTGACGCTGGCAGATCTGGCCGATGCCGCGCACTATCTTTGCCTGCTGCATGGCCGCCATCCTGGCGTGATCGATCATGCCGCGACGCGATCGGCAGACAATGGGGCTAGGGCGTGGCTAGTGCAGGCTGCTGACGCCTTTGCGCGGGAGCGGGCGTATTTGACGCAAGTGACAGTGGCGGTGGGGCCGGTGCCCAGCACAGCCGGGCAAAGTGATTGCGAG
It includes:
- a CDS encoding phage holin family protein, giving the protein MTEEPSLVAAQPETERQQDSVRSAFSKLYTDGRAYADAEIERQKLRAGIAGAGVRDAAIFATAGLMLAFAGLIAFLVGMVLMLSRHLGAGWSALVIFGSSLIVAIILLLMAKARISRMRKAIKS
- a CDS encoding DUF883 family protein, which produces MADIHAQITRVRDAANDIAETASGKFRDTTGKARDSAADLIQTSRDRAGDAYSDVRDRTQRVAARANEIVQEHPIAAVAGAVAAGAVVAWLFPKSRAAMKALPGLAATAGSRVVEAALAARAAAAEGAETIRSNASDALHHVQESASKTASSARETAASADITGTASRVADDLVSLVASKIDSVSEALKARLPKR
- a CDS encoding DUF4170 domain-containing protein, which translates into the protein MSKLHLVMGGRVKDPQTLEFEDLTSIDLVGVFPDYASAENAWRGAAQRTVDDAEMRYVIVHLHRLLEPELPQG
- a CDS encoding rhomboid family intramembrane serine protease, with amino-acid sequence MTDIIAAITFVAFMLLSLTGQVDNAAILGGFIPVRIDDPQLFKGVLAVPLWLTPLSCTLVHAGWLHIGFNLLMLVFCGRQVEQVLQKGAVLLLYIAGAYGAALLQWATGPSSPNPMVGASGAISAILATYALLYGQRTVRRIGPFSANLLRVLWLAAGWIILQLMIGLASARGGLGDLGQIAIAAHIGGFLVGLVLTRPLLRWRFRKGPKPLV
- the greA gene encoding transcription elongation factor GreA, which produces MATVEKMPMLQMGYDKLNEQLRELKAERPLIVDAIEEARAHGDLSENAEYHAAKERQGQVEATIADLEDKLSRAQIIDPKALSGDKVVFGATVTLLDEDEKPVKYQIVGQAEADAKLGMISYNSPLGRALISRQVGEEVEVSVPSGDKFYLIDKIEFI
- the carB gene encoding carbamoyl-phosphate synthase large subunit is translated as MPKRTDISSILIIGAGPIIIGQACEFDYSGTQAVKALREEGYRIILVNSNPATIMTDPEFADATYVEPITPEIVAKIIEKERPDAVLPTMGGQTALNTALALFNDGTLEKYGVKMIGADAEAIDKAEDRLKFRDAMDKIGLESARSRIAHTMEEALEGLEFTGLPSIIRPSFTLGGTGGGVAYNKEEFKRIVAEGLDASPTTEVLIEESLLGWKEYEMEVVRDRNDNAIIICSIENVDPMGVHTGDSITVAPALTLTDKEYQIMRNASIAVLREIGVETGGSNVQFAVNPKDGRLVVIEMNPRVSRSSALASKATGFPIAKVAAKLAIGYTLDEIENDITGATPASFEPTIDYVVTKIPRFAFEKFKGSEPLLGTAMKSVGEVMAIGRNIHESMQKALRGLETGLCGFNEVEHLVGAPKDDIIAALAQPTPDRLLVAAQALREGLTVAEVHAVAKYDPWFLERIKEIIDAEAEILSNGLPQDAEGMRRLKAMGFADKRLAYLALKSANLRGMERGIARGSGLIHEAVKAMTGGVTEDEVRALRHRLGIRPVFKRIDTCAAEFEAKTPYMYSTYEAPIFGEPENEAQPSDRKKVVILGGGPNRIGQGIEFDYCCVHACFALSEAGFETIMINCNPETVSTDYDTSDRLYFEPLTAEDVLEILSVEMSNGTLAGVIVQFGGQTPLKLAQALEDAGIPILGTSPDAIDLAEDRERFAALIDKLRLKQPANGIARSREEAIAVANRIGYPVLMRPSYVLGGRAMEIVDGQAQLEEYIATAVQVSGDSPVLIDQYLRDAVEVDVDALCDGDDVVVAGVLQHIEEAGVHSGDSACSLPPYSLSDEVIAEIERQADVLARALSVRGLMNIQFAVKDGVVYLIEVNPRASRTVPFVAKAIGTPIAKIASRVMAGEKLKDLPKIDRNAISHIAVKEAVFPFARFPGVDPVLSPEMKSTGEVMGIDSDFATAFAKAQLGAGTILPKSGTVFVSVKDSDKPVVLPAVQKMAALGFTIIATGGTARYLEEQGVSVQLVNKVAEGRPHIVDKITDGDIDLIVNTTEGWQSLKDSKAIRTSALRAKVASFTTAAASVAAADAIEALRGHALEVRSLQSYYPRPQA